The following proteins are co-located in the Dyadobacter chenwenxiniae genome:
- the frr gene encoding ribosome recycling factor, which yields MEEIELYLDDAKDTMEGAIKHLIIELGKIRAGKASPQMLEGLQIEYYGSMTPLQNVATINTPDARTIAIRPFEKKIINEIEKAIRNGNLGFAPSNDGEMIRISVPPLNEERRRELVKRAKNEIETAKINIRNIRQDANNSLRKLTKEGVAEDLIKLSEDRVQKLTDGFISKVEQIFNAKEKEIMEV from the coding sequence ATGGAAGAAATAGAATTATATCTGGATGACGCCAAGGACACCATGGAAGGCGCCATCAAGCACCTTATCATTGAACTGGGCAAAATACGCGCCGGAAAAGCATCTCCTCAAATGCTCGAAGGTCTTCAGATTGAATATTACGGATCAATGACGCCGTTGCAAAACGTGGCTACGATCAACACGCCCGACGCCCGGACGATTGCGATCAGACCGTTTGAGAAAAAGATTATCAATGAGATTGAAAAGGCGATCCGTAACGGTAACCTTGGTTTTGCACCCTCTAATGATGGTGAAATGATCCGGATCTCAGTTCCTCCATTGAACGAGGAACGCAGACGAGAGCTCGTTAAGCGTGCAAAAAACGAAATTGAGACTGCAAAGATCAACATTCGTAACATCCGTCAGGATGCGAATAATTCTTTGCGTAAGCTTACCAAGGAAGGTGTTGCCGAGGATTTGATCAAATTGAGTGAGGACCGCGTTCAGAAACTCACTGACGGTTTTATTTCCAAAGTGGAGCAGATCTTCAATGCCAAGGAAAAAGAAATCATGGAAGTCTAG
- a CDS encoding acyl-CoA dehydrogenase family protein: MDLIKEDSIESQREQTCDLIRETVKDFAAIHIKPNIREWDEAQQFPKTLFHSLGELGLMGMLVPEQYGGTGLGYKEYVTAIIELSKTDPSVGLSMAAHNSLCTNHILMFGNEDQKQTYLPKLASGRNVGAWGLTEPNTGSDAGNMQTVAVRDGGDWIINGSKNFITNGKSGDVAVIITRTGEPGDKHGATAFIIEQGTPGFTSGRKEDKLGMRASETVELIFQDCRVSDSQRLGEVGDGFIQSLKVLDGGRISIAALGVGTALGAYEAALAYSKERKQFGKAICDFQAIAFKLADMYTDVQASTLLTFHAAALKDSGQKVALASSVAKYHSSETAVRVANEAVQIFGGYGFVKDYPAEKFYRDSKLCTIGEGTSEIQKMVISKEILKN, encoded by the coding sequence ATGGACTTGATTAAAGAGGATTCTATTGAAAGCCAGCGCGAACAAACCTGTGACCTGATCCGGGAAACGGTTAAAGACTTTGCGGCTATCCATATAAAGCCTAATATAAGGGAGTGGGACGAAGCCCAGCAATTCCCCAAAACATTGTTTCACAGTCTGGGTGAATTGGGCCTGATGGGCATGCTGGTTCCTGAGCAATACGGCGGAACGGGATTAGGATATAAAGAATATGTAACGGCCATCATTGAGCTTTCCAAAACAGATCCTTCGGTGGGATTATCCATGGCAGCACATAACTCGCTTTGCACAAATCATATATTAATGTTTGGTAATGAAGACCAAAAACAAACCTATCTTCCCAAGCTGGCTTCGGGGCGAAATGTAGGGGCCTGGGGGCTCACCGAACCCAATACAGGCTCCGATGCAGGCAATATGCAAACGGTTGCCGTTCGCGACGGCGGCGACTGGATCATTAACGGTTCCAAGAACTTCATAACCAACGGAAAATCAGGGGATGTGGCCGTTATCATTACCCGAACCGGCGAGCCCGGCGACAAGCACGGCGCAACCGCATTTATCATTGAGCAAGGAACGCCAGGATTCACTTCGGGGCGTAAAGAAGACAAGCTCGGCATGCGCGCTTCGGAAACGGTGGAGCTTATTTTTCAGGATTGCCGCGTTTCAGATAGTCAGCGACTTGGCGAAGTGGGTGATGGTTTTATCCAATCATTAAAAGTCCTCGACGGCGGACGGATCTCCATTGCAGCATTGGGCGTAGGCACTGCATTAGGCGCATATGAGGCGGCGTTGGCTTATTCCAAAGAACGAAAACAATTCGGCAAAGCGATCTGTGACTTCCAGGCGATTGCATTCAAGCTTGCGGACATGTATACGGATGTGCAAGCTTCAACATTGCTTACTTTCCACGCTGCAGCATTGAAAGATTCGGGCCAGAAAGTGGCGCTGGCGAGCTCCGTTGCCAAGTATCATTCTTCCGAAACAGCCGTAAGAGTTGCGAATGAGGCCGTTCAAATCTTTGGCGGTTATGGTTTTGTGAAGGATTATCCGGCCGAAAAGTTTTATCGTGACAGCAAGCTTTGCACCATTGGAGAAGGCACAAGCGAAATTCAAAAAATGGTTATATCAAAAGAAATATTGAAAAATTAA
- a CDS encoding UDP-glucose dehydrogenase family protein translates to MKIAVVGTGYVGLVTGTCFAETGNQVTCVDIDVRKVERLQKGDIPIYEPGLDVLFDRNVAEGRLVFTTNLAEGIKDAEVIFLALPTPPGEDGSADLKYILKVADDLGHILDKYAVIIDKSTVPVGTAEKVNAAIAANAKVKFDVVSNPEFLREGVAVEDFMKPDRVVVGTSSEKAKKVMEKLYAPLVRQGNPVIFMDERSAEMTKYAANSFLAMKITFMNEIANLCEKVGANVDDIRRGIGTDSRIGKRFLFAGIGYGGSCFPKDVQALAKTSKDYNYDFRILQSVMDVNDDQKKKLLPMVDSYFGGNLKDKTIAVWGLAFKPYTDDIREAPALENINALLEAGAKVTVYDPEAMTNVKQILGDKVTFCHTPYAALDDADALMIFTEWPQFRTPEFEKMSRLLKNKVVFDGRNLYELGTMREMGYTYFSIGREKVVPA, encoded by the coding sequence ATGAAAATCGCAGTTGTAGGAACAGGGTACGTTGGTTTGGTTACTGGAACATGCTTCGCCGAGACGGGCAACCAGGTGACCTGCGTAGACATTGATGTCAGAAAAGTTGAACGGTTGCAAAAAGGAGATATTCCCATCTACGAGCCAGGGCTTGATGTTCTTTTTGATCGCAATGTGGCGGAAGGCCGCTTGGTATTTACAACCAATCTTGCAGAAGGAATTAAAGATGCTGAAGTTATTTTTCTTGCGCTTCCGACACCTCCGGGCGAAGATGGTTCTGCCGATTTGAAATATATTCTTAAAGTAGCCGACGATCTTGGACACATCCTGGATAAATACGCGGTTATCATTGATAAAAGCACAGTGCCGGTTGGGACTGCCGAAAAGGTAAATGCCGCAATCGCTGCCAATGCAAAAGTTAAATTCGACGTCGTTTCAAACCCTGAATTTTTGCGCGAAGGCGTTGCAGTTGAAGATTTCATGAAGCCAGACCGCGTTGTGGTTGGAACTTCGTCGGAGAAAGCGAAGAAAGTAATGGAGAAATTGTACGCGCCATTGGTGAGACAAGGTAACCCGGTTATTTTCATGGACGAACGTTCTGCTGAAATGACTAAATATGCTGCCAACTCATTCCTGGCCATGAAAATCACTTTCATGAACGAAATCGCAAACCTTTGCGAGAAAGTGGGCGCAAATGTAGACGATATCCGTCGTGGTATCGGAACGGACAGCCGTATTGGAAAGCGCTTTTTGTTTGCAGGAATCGGTTACGGCGGAAGCTGTTTCCCGAAAGACGTGCAGGCGCTTGCCAAAACTTCAAAAGATTACAACTACGATTTCCGCATCCTGCAATCCGTTATGGATGTGAACGATGACCAGAAGAAAAAGCTTTTGCCGATGGTAGACAGCTATTTTGGTGGAAATCTGAAGGATAAAACCATAGCAGTCTGGGGATTGGCCTTTAAGCCATATACGGATGACATACGTGAAGCACCAGCTTTGGAAAATATCAATGCTTTGCTGGAAGCAGGAGCAAAAGTCACTGTCTATGATCCCGAAGCAATGACCAACGTAAAGCAGATCCTTGGCGATAAAGTAACTTTCTGTCATACGCCGTATGCTGCTTTGGACGATGCTGACGCATTGATGATCTTTACCGAATGGCCACAGTTCCGTACACCAGAGTTTGAAAAAATGAGCAGATTGCTCAAAAACAAAGTAGTTTTTGACGGAAGAAACCTCTATGAACTGGGTACCATGCGCGAAATGGGTTACACTTATTTCAGCATCGGAAGGGAAAAAGTAGTTCCAGCTTAA
- a CDS encoding SPFH domain-containing protein has protein sequence MTTPLIVLLVLVVFTILMTVKVIPQQTAYIMERLGKFYAVLQPGINFIIPFFDRIAYKYTLKETAIDIPEQICITRDNVQVRMDGVIFIQVIDPKKAAYGIADYTFAVIQLAQTTMRSEIGKLDLDKTFEERMTINRAVVESIDEAATGWGVKVLRYEIKNITPPQSVLIAMEKQMQAERERRAVILQSDGEKQAAINVAEGQKQKVVLESEGIKLRQINEAEGEAAALRSVAEATAESIRLVAQAIQMDGGSEAVQLKVAENYVEQFGKLAKAGNTLILPANLADMSSLIATALTVVKSEPKK, from the coding sequence ATGACTACTCCACTTATAGTATTATTAGTCCTCGTTGTATTCACGATCCTGATGACCGTGAAAGTAATCCCGCAGCAGACCGCCTACATTATGGAGCGGCTCGGCAAATTTTACGCCGTCCTTCAACCCGGCATCAACTTCATTATCCCCTTTTTCGACCGTATAGCCTACAAATACACGCTCAAAGAAACTGCCATCGACATTCCCGAGCAGATATGCATCACCCGCGATAACGTTCAGGTGCGTATGGACGGAGTCATTTTTATACAGGTTATTGATCCGAAAAAAGCCGCTTACGGCATAGCAGACTACACATTTGCAGTAATCCAGCTCGCGCAAACGACCATGCGTAGCGAGATTGGAAAGCTGGACCTTGATAAAACATTCGAGGAACGTATGACCATTAACCGTGCCGTTGTGGAATCGATCGACGAGGCTGCGACAGGCTGGGGCGTGAAAGTATTACGGTACGAGATCAAAAATATCACGCCCCCACAAAGCGTTCTGATTGCTATGGAAAAACAAATGCAGGCAGAAAGAGAAAGAAGGGCTGTGATTTTGCAGTCTGACGGTGAGAAACAAGCGGCGATCAATGTTGCCGAAGGTCAGAAACAAAAGGTGGTTTTGGAGTCGGAGGGTATAAAATTGAGACAGATTAATGAGGCGGAAGGGGAAGCAGCAGCATTGCGGTCGGTTGCGGAAGCAACTGCGGAAAGCATCAGATTAGTAGCGCAGGCGATCCAGATGGATGGCGGTTCGGAAGCGGTCCAGTTGAAAGTGGCCGAAAATTATGTGGAACAATTTGGTAAGCTGGCCAAGGCCGGCAACACGCTTATTTTACCCGCGAACCTCGCCGATATGAGCTCCCTGATCGCCACTGCGCTTACTGTTGTTAAATCAGAACCGAAGAAATAG
- the dusB gene encoding tRNA dihydrouridine synthase DusB: protein MVKIGNIALGDFPLLLAPMEDVSDPPFRAVCKENGADLMYTEFVSSEGLIRDAAKSVQKLDIFEYERPVGIQLFGSDIETMGSCAEIASRVNPDLIDINYGCPVKNVACRGAGAALLQDIPKMVKMTDAVVKSTHLPVTVKTRLGWDESTKNVQEVAERLQDIGIKALSVHGRTRVQMYKGSADWTLIAMIKDNPRINIPIFGNGDVDSPEKALEYKNRFGVDGIMIGRATIGNPWIFNEIKHYMKTGEKLAPPTMEQRVAVCRKHLEFSIRWKGPVAGVFEMRRHYTNYFKGLDHFKPFRMRLVEGMTYEELDGILQEVVHEYSEALC, encoded by the coding sequence ATGGTAAAAATCGGAAACATAGCGTTAGGTGATTTTCCACTGCTGCTTGCACCCATGGAGGACGTGAGTGATCCTCCTTTCAGGGCGGTTTGCAAGGAAAACGGGGCGGATCTGATGTACACGGAATTTGTGTCGTCTGAAGGGTTGATTCGCGATGCAGCAAAAAGTGTGCAAAAGCTTGACATATTTGAATACGAGAGGCCGGTCGGCATTCAGCTTTTTGGCAGTGATATAGAAACAATGGGTTCGTGCGCAGAAATCGCGTCGCGCGTTAATCCGGATTTGATTGATATAAATTATGGTTGTCCGGTTAAAAACGTAGCTTGCCGCGGGGCCGGAGCTGCACTGTTGCAGGACATTCCTAAAATGGTAAAAATGACCGATGCGGTTGTAAAATCGACGCATTTGCCGGTAACCGTGAAAACGCGCCTGGGCTGGGACGAGAGTACGAAGAATGTGCAGGAAGTGGCGGAACGCTTGCAGGACATTGGAATTAAGGCATTGTCTGTGCATGGCCGCACGCGCGTGCAAATGTATAAAGGCTCGGCCGACTGGACATTGATCGCCATGATCAAGGATAACCCGCGCATCAACATTCCGATATTTGGAAATGGTGATGTGGATTCGCCGGAGAAGGCATTGGAATACAAAAACAGGTTCGGTGTGGATGGCATTATGATCGGCCGCGCCACGATTGGAAACCCCTGGATTTTCAATGAGATCAAGCATTATATGAAGACGGGCGAAAAGCTCGCGCCGCCCACCATGGAACAGCGCGTTGCCGTTTGCCGCAAGCACCTGGAATTTTCAATTCGCTGGAAAGGCCCGGTTGCGGGTGTTTTTGAAATGCGCAGACACTATACCAATTATTTCAAAGGACTAGATCATTTCAAACCATTCCGTATGCGCCTCGTGGAGGGAATGACCTACGAAGAACTCGACGGGATTTTACAGGAAGTTGTCCACGAATACAGCGAAGCATTATGCTAA
- a CDS encoding CPBP family intramembrane glutamic endopeptidase: protein MQNSNSIQLVSRVPGIGGSLLVLIGFVLIGMAVGNILAIMVLALYLQVDTNSITTILNQLLSDPGGVKNGWYALMMLQGTVHFFSYLLPSLVFWIYIDRKTIGEFDFRPKPAFRIWLLAFLLVLAFIPVNSKFIEWNAAMKLPDALSGLELWMKEKENQLSVMTAFMTEYTQFSQLLVALFIVVLLPALGEEVLFRGVIQTKLIKLWGNPHAGIWVAAAIFSAIHFQFYGFLPRMMLGAVFGYLYYWTGNIWIAILAHFVNNGFVLVMMYLNNIGVININIEETKSMPLMLILSSLLVSAGILFSIRKTSAMQNEAVVVDKEF, encoded by the coding sequence ATGCAAAATAGTAACTCTATTCAGTTAGTTTCCCGTGTACCCGGCATAGGAGGCAGTTTGTTGGTCCTCATCGGCTTTGTGCTCATTGGTATGGCAGTGGGCAACATTCTGGCGATAATGGTCCTTGCGCTCTACCTGCAAGTTGATACAAACAGCATTACTACTATTCTGAACCAATTATTGAGCGATCCTGGCGGCGTGAAAAATGGCTGGTATGCATTAATGATGCTCCAAGGGACGGTTCATTTCTTTTCCTATCTGCTTCCCTCGCTAGTTTTCTGGATTTATATAGATCGCAAAACGATTGGCGAATTCGATTTCAGGCCCAAACCGGCGTTTCGGATATGGTTACTTGCTTTTTTGCTGGTTTTGGCTTTTATCCCTGTTAACAGCAAGTTTATCGAATGGAATGCAGCCATGAAACTGCCCGACGCATTGTCTGGCCTGGAATTGTGGATGAAGGAAAAAGAGAATCAATTGTCGGTCATGACGGCTTTTATGACCGAATATACACAGTTCAGCCAGCTCCTGGTCGCATTGTTTATTGTCGTTTTATTGCCCGCGTTGGGAGAAGAAGTGCTTTTTCGCGGCGTTATTCAGACTAAGCTGATTAAGTTGTGGGGAAATCCTCACGCAGGGATTTGGGTCGCCGCCGCTATATTTAGTGCCATACATTTCCAGTTTTACGGATTTTTGCCCCGGATGATGCTGGGGGCAGTGTTTGGTTACCTGTATTACTGGACCGGAAACATTTGGATTGCTATACTCGCACATTTTGTCAATAATGGCTTCGTGCTGGTGATGATGTATCTCAATAATATTGGTGTTATCAACATTAATATTGAAGAAACAAAGTCAATGCCGCTGATGCTGATCTTATCTTCATTGCTGGTTTCTGCTGGCATACTGTTTTCTATCAGGAAAACAAGCGCGATGCAGAATGAAGCGGTTGTCGTGGATAAGGAATTTTAA
- the pyrH gene encoding UMP kinase gives MPEPKYKRLLLKLSGEALNGGDKGQVIDFNILDNYAREIKRIAEVGVQIAIVIGGGNIFRGASVEKSGIDRVQGDHMGMLATVINGMAIQSSLEKHGVNTRLMSAIKMEQVCEPLIRRRAIRHLEKGRVVIFGAGTGNPYFTTDTTAGLRAIESESEVVLKGTRVDGVYTADPEKDPLATKYTQLTFDEALSKNLKIMDLTAFTLCKENNVPIIVFDMNKPGNLYDLVMGEEVGTLISN, from the coding sequence ATGCCCGAACCAAAATATAAACGTTTATTACTGAAACTGAGCGGAGAAGCACTGAATGGCGGCGACAAAGGCCAGGTTATTGACTTTAACATTCTTGACAATTACGCACGTGAAATCAAAAGAATTGCCGAAGTAGGCGTTCAGATTGCAATCGTAATCGGAGGAGGAAATATTTTTCGGGGCGCATCCGTCGAAAAATCGGGCATCGACAGAGTGCAGGGCGACCATATGGGCATGCTGGCAACCGTTATCAATGGTATGGCCATTCAAAGTTCCCTTGAAAAGCATGGCGTGAACACGCGTTTGATGTCGGCCATTAAAATGGAGCAGGTTTGCGAGCCGCTTATCCGCCGCCGGGCAATCCGCCATTTGGAAAAAGGGCGTGTAGTCATTTTCGGGGCTGGAACGGGAAACCCCTATTTTACCACGGATACAACTGCCGGACTTCGGGCCATTGAATCGGAATCAGAGGTGGTTTTGAAAGGCACACGCGTTGACGGCGTTTACACAGCCGATCCTGAAAAAGACCCGCTTGCTACGAAATACACCCAACTTACATTTGATGAAGCATTGTCCAAAAATCTGAAAATCATGGATCTAACGGCATTCACGCTTTGCAAGGAAAACAATGTTCCGATCATCGTTTTTGATATGAACAAGCCTGGTAACCTGTATGATCTCGTAATGGGCGAAGAAGTGGGGACATTGATATCTAACTAG
- a CDS encoding putative signal transducing protein, which produces MAENWVKAFQSAQMMRAEIAREILEQNGIAAVIVDKKDSSYPVFGMYEVHVPASDLSQAQTIITNEGALNESE; this is translated from the coding sequence ATGGCTGAGAATTGGGTAAAGGCTTTTCAGAGCGCACAAATGATGCGTGCAGAAATTGCCCGTGAAATTTTAGAGCAAAACGGAATCGCGGCCGTCATTGTAGACAAAAAGGATAGCAGTTATCCGGTATTCGGAATGTATGAAGTGCATGTGCCAGCGAGTGATCTTTCGCAGGCTCAAACAATAATAACGAATGAGGGAGCGCTTAACGAGTCTGAATAA
- a CDS encoding UDP-glucuronic acid decarboxylase family protein, which yields MKRVLITGAAGFLGSHLCERFLKEGMYVIGMDNLITGDMRNIEHLMPDPNFEFNHHDVTKFVHVPGDLDYIMHFASPASPIDYLKIPIQTLKVGAMGTHNLLGLARVKNARFIIASTSEVYGDPLVHPQTEDYWGHVNPIGPRGCYDEAKRYQEAITMAYHRYHQLETRIVRIFNTYGPRMRLNDGRVLPAFIGQALRGEDITVFGDGTQTRAFCYVDDLVEGIYRLLMSDYSLPVNIGNPSEITIGEFAEEIIKLTGTDQKVIYQPLPQDDPKQRQPDITLAKEILGWEPKVSREEGLRITYDYFRNLPKERLYEESNHRGFENFSGSK from the coding sequence ATGAAACGTGTATTAATAACCGGAGCGGCGGGTTTCCTCGGTTCGCACCTTTGCGAGCGGTTCCTTAAAGAGGGCATGTATGTGATCGGGATGGATAACCTCATTACCGGCGACATGCGGAATATTGAGCATCTGATGCCCGATCCGAATTTCGAGTTTAACCACCACGATGTGACGAAGTTCGTACACGTGCCAGGTGACCTGGATTACATCATGCACTTCGCATCACCTGCCAGCCCGATCGACTATTTGAAAATTCCTATTCAAACCCTTAAAGTGGGTGCGATGGGGACGCATAATTTGCTTGGACTTGCACGCGTAAAAAATGCACGTTTTATTATCGCTTCAACGTCGGAAGTTTACGGTGATCCATTGGTTCACCCACAAACAGAAGATTACTGGGGCCATGTTAACCCGATCGGGCCGCGTGGCTGCTATGATGAGGCAAAACGTTATCAGGAAGCGATCACAATGGCTTACCATCGGTATCACCAACTGGAAACACGGATTGTAAGGATCTTTAATACTTACGGACCTAGAATGCGCCTCAATGACGGACGTGTATTGCCTGCATTCATCGGGCAAGCACTAAGAGGTGAGGACATTACTGTATTCGGTGACGGAACCCAAACACGCGCATTCTGTTACGTGGATGATCTGGTTGAAGGCATTTACCGATTGCTAATGAGCGATTATTCTTTGCCTGTTAACATTGGAAACCCTTCTGAAATTACCATTGGGGAATTCGCTGAGGAAATAATTAAACTGACGGGAACGGATCAGAAAGTGATTTATCAACCGCTTCCGCAGGACGATCCGAAACAGCGTCAGCCGGACATAACATTAGCAAAAGAAATCCTGGGCTGGGAGCCAAAAGTTTCGCGCGAGGAAGGTCTGCGCATCACTTACGACTACTTCCGCAACTTGCCGAAAGAAAGGCTTTATGAAGAATCAAATCACAGAGGTTTCGAAAATTTCAGCGGTTCCAAATAG
- the pafA gene encoding alkaline phosphatase PafA yields the protein MKLIKNLTLKFLIAGLIISPSVFSQSKTKPATANADKLARPKLVVGIVVDQMRYDYLYRYYDKYKEGGLKRLMNEGFNCRNNHYHYALTVTAAGHSAIYTGSLPAINGIVGNDWYDAQAAKTVYCTDDSTVATVGSNNGAVGKMSPRNLLTSTVTDQLRIATNFRSKTIGVAIKDRASILPAGHAATGAYWFDAKTGNFVTSTYYRENLPDWVTAYNNRKMPSEYSKAGWKLLLPIEQYTQSTADDVVWEGKISGEPKSIFPHELIGTAGDAYTVITTSPWGNTMTKDMAIAAIKGENLGKGADTDFLAVSFSTPDRIGHAFGPNSVEQEDNYLKLDMEFADLFNFLDSWTGKGNYTVFLTADHGAMDVPAFWKEKKLPAGLMSATALTRTVVKALNDAYGEGDYVAAFENYQLYLNKALLKEKKVSIADAYQVLRTALLPMEGVADLLNLSDIGRAPLNTYQLEMYKNNIHAKRTGDIQVIVQPGWFASAYATGTDHGTPYNYDTHVPFLLYGWGVNKGETLRRTTIADIAPTISALLHILPPSGNVGNPVEEALKK from the coding sequence ATGAAATTGATAAAAAACCTGACATTAAAATTCCTGATTGCAGGACTCATCATCAGCCCATCCGTTTTTAGTCAATCCAAAACAAAACCAGCCACAGCTAATGCGGACAAACTTGCTCGTCCTAAGCTTGTTGTGGGTATTGTGGTGGATCAGATGCGCTATGATTACCTGTATCGCTATTATGACAAATACAAAGAAGGCGGCTTGAAACGGTTGATGAATGAGGGTTTCAATTGCCGGAACAACCATTATCATTATGCATTGACGGTTACTGCCGCAGGACATTCGGCTATTTACACGGGATCATTGCCGGCAATCAATGGCATTGTCGGAAACGATTGGTATGATGCGCAGGCCGCAAAAACAGTCTACTGCACAGATGACAGCACGGTGGCAACCGTAGGAAGCAACAATGGCGCAGTCGGCAAAATGTCGCCGCGCAACCTGCTTACCAGCACCGTCACGGATCAGTTGCGAATCGCCACCAATTTCCGTTCAAAAACCATCGGCGTGGCCATCAAGGACCGTGCTTCCATTTTGCCAGCGGGCCATGCGGCGACGGGCGCTTACTGGTTCGATGCAAAAACAGGAAATTTCGTAACCAGCACGTATTACAGGGAGAATCTGCCGGACTGGGTGACCGCTTATAACAACCGCAAAATGCCTTCCGAATATTCGAAAGCGGGCTGGAAGTTATTACTGCCCATCGAGCAATACACGCAAAGCACTGCGGATGATGTAGTTTGGGAAGGTAAAATTTCGGGCGAACCCAAATCCATTTTCCCTCATGAACTTATCGGAACCGCTGGCGATGCTTACACCGTTATCACAACTTCTCCCTGGGGAAACACAATGACAAAAGATATGGCCATTGCAGCCATTAAGGGTGAAAATTTGGGCAAAGGGGCCGATACAGACTTCCTGGCTGTGAGCTTTTCAACGCCAGACCGCATCGGACATGCATTTGGTCCAAACTCCGTGGAGCAAGAGGATAATTACCTGAAACTGGATATGGAATTTGCCGATCTGTTCAATTTCCTTGATTCCTGGACAGGAAAAGGCAATTACACGGTTTTCCTGACAGCGGATCACGGCGCTATGGACGTTCCTGCATTTTGGAAAGAAAAGAAACTGCCTGCGGGCTTGATGAGCGCAACGGCGTTGACACGCACAGTTGTGAAAGCATTGAATGATGCTTATGGGGAAGGCGATTACGTTGCGGCTTTCGAAAACTATCAGCTTTATTTGAATAAGGCCCTTTTGAAAGAAAAGAAAGTAAGCATTGCCGACGCTTACCAGGTTTTGCGCACGGCCTTGCTTCCAATGGAAGGCGTTGCAGACTTGCTGAACCTGAGCGACATTGGCCGCGCTCCTTTGAATACATATCAATTGGAAATGTATAAAAACAACATTCACGCAAAACGCACCGGCGACATTCAGGTAATTGTGCAGCCGGGCTGGTTTGCGTCTGCGTACGCCACAGGAACGGATCACGGAACGCCCTATAATTATGATACGCACGTGCCATTCCTGCTTTATGGCTGGGGAGTGAACAAAGGCGAAACACTGCGTCGGACCACGATAGCGGACATTGCGCCGACGATCTCTGCATTGCTGCACATTCTGCCACCGAGCGGAAATGTGGGTAACCCCGTTGAAGAAGCACTCAAAAAGTAA
- a CDS encoding NfeD family protein: MDLSLPQIWLIVGLIMLIAELVSVLLVFVFFAIGALFTSLLAAIGLLTSTESQIIAFSVISLVSMLVLRKHARRLLDRKGAAEYNEFVGETAMVIKDIPAEGEGKIYYRGAEWKANSVNHTSIAAGSKVVIKQADGILLIVEES, translated from the coding sequence ATGGATTTGTCGCTGCCGCAAATATGGCTTATCGTTGGACTGATCATGCTTATCGCAGAGTTGGTCAGTGTTTTACTCGTGTTCGTGTTTTTTGCGATTGGTGCGTTATTTACCTCGCTACTTGCAGCCATAGGCTTGCTTACCAGTACAGAAAGTCAGATCATCGCTTTTTCCGTGATTTCCCTGGTTTCCATGCTTGTTTTACGTAAACATGCGCGCAGGTTGCTGGACCGGAAGGGAGCCGCTGAATATAATGAGTTTGTGGGCGAAACGGCCATGGTTATCAAGGATATCCCCGCAGAAGGAGAAGGTAAAATATACTATCGCGGTGCTGAATGGAAGGCGAATTCGGTCAACCACACGTCGATAGCAGCAGGAAGTAAGGTCGTGATCAAGCAGGCAGATGGCATCCTGCTGATTGTAGAAGAATCTTGA
- a CDS encoding acetyl-CoA carboxylase biotin carboxyl carrier protein subunit: MLKIAVSDSPATENDDDKSAGNVFEINNEKNSLSIGGQLFEGDIEPVGANHFHAIWQNKSYNIEVLDHNAAEKTFHLLINGQHFYTKAKDELDLLLEGMGLQNSASTKINNVKAPMPGLIQSVAVSIGDVINKGDTLLVLVAMKMENTIKSSGNGVVKTLKVAAGEIVEKNQVLLEFQ, from the coding sequence ATGCTAAAAATCGCTGTATCCGACTCCCCGGCAACTGAAAATGATGACGACAAGTCAGCTGGAAATGTTTTTGAAATCAATAATGAGAAGAACAGCTTGTCCATAGGCGGGCAATTGTTCGAAGGGGACATTGAGCCGGTTGGTGCGAACCACTTTCATGCTATCTGGCAAAACAAATCCTATAATATTGAAGTGCTGGACCATAATGCGGCGGAAAAGACATTTCATTTACTAATCAATGGTCAGCATTTTTATACCAAGGCAAAAGACGAACTTGATTTACTTCTGGAGGGAATGGGGTTGCAAAACAGCGCCAGCACGAAGATCAACAATGTAAAAGCACCAATGCCGGGACTCATTCAATCCGTTGCTGTTTCGATAGGGGATGTCATTAACAAAGGGGACACGTTGCTTGTGCTCGTCGCCATGAAGATGGAAAACACAATCAAATCATCTGGAAATGGAGTGGTTAAGACATTGAAGGTTGCGGCTGGTGAAATCGTTGAAAAAAACCAGGTATTGCTCGAGTTTCAATAA